The following proteins are encoded in a genomic region of Gammaproteobacteria bacterium:
- a CDS encoding RuBisCO large subunit C-terminal-like domain-containing protein: MGLDIISEEDHPTLNTYVDLPRFGTGPVYTRFMTQIAFPIANFRASLAGLINTIAGEPHHTGYFSALKIIDVKLPETYVCDFQGPQFGVQKIRERLNVYDRPLFCGPVKPSVGLTPDEFASQAYKAFKGGIDIVKDDELIVDTAYCPFEERVRKTMDAVKRIEDETGRARLYVAHISADYDQMKRYYETALRYNVDAVMVSPMIVGFPSLQWLSREEGLPVFSHNACMSMATRVSFFGISLHVLVQLQRLAGADVVVIPSPWGTFIMSDEDHRRNVEASLVASHDLAPIWPGLSGGKSVGTLLRCYQSVGSEDFMFIVGSALFHHPLGVEAGARSLLQAWEATQQGIELDHYAKDHKELRAAVSHFKQQHTQHAES, encoded by the coding sequence TTTTATGACGCAGATCGCTTTTCCCATCGCTAACTTTCGCGCAAGCCTGGCTGGGCTTATCAATACCATCGCCGGCGAACCACATCACACGGGCTATTTCAGCGCCCTGAAAATTATCGACGTTAAGCTCCCCGAAACCTATGTGTGCGACTTTCAAGGACCACAGTTTGGCGTTCAGAAAATCCGTGAGCGACTCAACGTCTATGACCGTCCGCTCTTTTGCGGTCCGGTGAAACCTTCCGTGGGCCTCACGCCAGATGAATTTGCGAGTCAGGCCTACAAGGCATTCAAGGGGGGCATCGACATCGTCAAAGATGACGAGTTGATCGTAGACACCGCGTATTGCCCGTTTGAGGAACGCGTGCGCAAGACGATGGATGCGGTTAAGCGGATCGAGGATGAAACCGGCAGAGCGCGGCTATACGTGGCCCATATTTCGGCTGACTACGATCAGATGAAACGTTATTACGAGACCGCCCTCCGCTATAACGTGGACGCCGTGATGGTCAGCCCGATGATTGTTGGCTTCCCCAGCCTCCAATGGCTGTCTCGCGAAGAAGGGCTTCCGGTCTTCTCCCATAATGCTTGCATGTCGATGGCAACGCGGGTGTCCTTCTTCGGTATTTCGCTCCACGTTCTGGTCCAATTGCAACGCCTGGCGGGAGCCGATGTGGTCGTCATCCCCTCTCCCTGGGGCACCTTCATCATGAGTGATGAAGACCATCGCCGTAACGTCGAGGCGTCTCTGGTGGCCTCGCACGACCTGGCCCCGATCTGGCCCGGCCTATCGGGAGGCAAATCCGTAGGCACCCTGCTTAGATGCTATCAATCGGTCGGCAGCGAGGATTTCATGTTCATCGTTGGCTCGGCCTTGTTCCATCATCCCCTCGGCGTTGAGGCAGGCGCGAGAAGCCTGCTTCAGGCCTGGGAAGCAACGCAGCAGGGCATCGAACTCGACCATTATGCAAAAGATCATAAAGAACTTCGGGCCGCCGTCAGCCATTTCAAACAACAGCATACCCAACATGCCGAGAGTTGA
- a CDS encoding aldo/keto reductase, whose protein sequence is MRYRKLGRTDLRVSEIGFGTQTIGGPTLLGKKQVGWGCTDDKTSLAALHACLDHGVTFIDTADVYGWGHAETLVGKAFKHHRDRLVIATKAGYRVGQNGGGFKDYSPGYLKQAVEASLRRLRTDYIDLFQLHSVPDDFEIPEQSLEALEGLREAGKIRYYGASMAKLEMGIPMVEATQIYAIQVEYNLLHEAPARALSPKALERGVGLVVKAPLGTGFLCGKYREPGMRFPADDIRSNMPQAEVIERTFLPTLFRTWGGAI, encoded by the coding sequence ATGAGGTACCGAAAGCTGGGCCGCACCGACCTGAGAGTGAGCGAAATCGGCTTCGGGACGCAAACGATAGGGGGGCCTACCCTGCTGGGGAAAAAGCAGGTCGGTTGGGGATGCACCGACGACAAAACGTCCCTGGCCGCCCTTCACGCCTGCCTTGATCACGGCGTTACTTTTATCGATACCGCCGACGTCTACGGCTGGGGGCATGCCGAAACGCTGGTTGGCAAGGCCTTCAAGCATCATCGTGATCGCCTGGTGATCGCCACCAAGGCCGGGTATCGGGTGGGCCAAAACGGCGGAGGTTTCAAGGATTACAGCCCCGGCTACCTCAAGCAAGCGGTCGAAGCCAGCCTGCGACGGCTTCGGACCGATTACATCGACCTGTTCCAACTCCACAGCGTACCTGACGATTTTGAGATCCCAGAGCAGTCGCTCGAAGCGCTGGAGGGGCTGCGCGAAGCGGGCAAGATCCGCTATTACGGTGCGTCGATGGCGAAACTGGAGATGGGTATCCCGATGGTTGAAGCGACACAGATATATGCGATTCAGGTTGAATACAACCTGTTGCACGAGGCCCCCGCCAGGGCGTTGTCGCCTAAAGCATTGGAACGGGGTGTGGGCCTCGTCGTCAAAGCACCGCTGGGAACCGGCTTCTTGTGTGGGAAATACCGGGAGCCAGGGATGCGCTTTCCTGCGGACGACATCAGAAGCAACATGCCACAGGCCGAAGTAATTGAGAGAACGTTTCTCCCTACTTTATTCAGGACCTGGGGTGGTGCCATATGA